A region of the Pricia mediterranea genome:
GTCCATATTAATGGTCGCTCCGATCGGAATGACGAAATCGCTGATATTGGCAGACACTTTCAACTCTTCATTTGCCGTTTTCATGGACACCGGCATAACGGCCGCGGAGCTCGCAGTGGAAAAAGCCAACAACTGGGGTTCCCTGATTGACCGTAAAAATGTAAAGGGATTTTTTTTTGCGAACAGGAGAACCAGCATAAGATAGAAGGTAAGCAAGATGATCAATCCAATAATGACCACTAGCATATAATATCCGAGACCAAGGAATATCTCGACCCCTATTCTCGATATCAAGGCAGCCATTAGGCCAAATACGGCATAGGGTACGAGCATCATGGCCCATGAAACCACGATCATGCAGATTTTCTGTACGGCTTCGGTAAACCGGATTATGGGCCGGGCCGTCTCATCACGCAGCTGGGTAATCGCGACCCCAATAATTATAGTAAAAATGACAACTCCCAACATTTCCCCCATCAAAATAGATTCCAAAGGGTTATCGGGAATAAGGTTGGAAATAGCCATCGGAACATTCTCAAAAAGATCGGTCTGTTCGACCGGGATAGTTTCGTTTGTTCCGCTGTTGGGCAAACCGCCGAGGGAGTACACATAGCGACCGGGTCTCATGATAAGGGTAATGACTGTGCCTATGCTTATGGCAATCGTGGTGGTAAAAACGAAGTAGAGCAACAGTCGAAGTCCGAATGTCTTTAGGTTATCAGAGGTGTTGCTGACGATTCCTGAAACAATCGATGCGAATATCAAGGGGATCATGACCATTTGAACAAGCCGCATAAAAATTTGACCTGGTAAATCGAGCCAATTGGCCAACCATGAACTAAATTCTTCCGAAACCAGTCCGGCCGAAGGGTTGAGAAAAATACCCATTACCGCGCCGACCACTAGGCCAATGATAACTTGGAGCCATAAGCGGCCTTTTACTAGGCTTTCTAAATGAACCGATAAGTTCTTGAGAGGTCTGGATTCTAACATAATTGCATCGGAGTGGTGGGCATTGATCACCCATTTAAAATGGTTTGCTTTCCGGGAGGCCAAGACCTACTATTCAGTACGTCTTCTATTCGGTAGTCCGATTAAGTCAATCCTGTTTACCTTGGCCCTTGGTGGAAAAATGAAGGAGCGCCGCAATTCCCCTAGACTGAACTGTTTTTTGAATTCGGAACGTGTACCAATGAATTCCGACACGTTTTATCCCTGTCTTCATTGTCCCTGGATTGAAAATTACCGGGACGTAAGTTCTTAAGCCCACTGGACTTAAACAATGACTTTGGTCAGTAAACTATTTTCGCAAACTTTATTGTTCTTCATACCCCTGATCTGGGATTTGGAGTTTACCGTCGGCTGACCTACGCAGGGTATTATCACGGGGCTTGACATGAGACGAACGGGTAGTGAAGCAATTCCACTATCTCGCTGCTTCCCGATGATGCCCCATATTTTAGTACAATCGACGATGCTGCCTTAACCTGCTGACTTGCTGGAGAAATCACTCACAAAATTGGGATTATCTAGTATCGTTTCGGCGATTACCTCCTTAACGTCCATAGCGAATCTGTGCAGTTGAAGATTGGCACCGGTCTGTTTGAATTCTTCGAAATGGCCGTACGCAAACACACCGTGCCACCGGATCAGTGAGGTAATTTCATCTATTGGTACCGACACCATGGTATGATCTCTCTTCGAATCTATTCTATGACTTTAGAGGTGTAGCCGATGATGTTTTCATCGTCATTAGGTCCATTTAGTAGAAAGCTTAAAATCTGGTTTCCGTCCATTTTCCGCGTGTGCCGTTATTTTTGGGCGACATGGCTCGCTTAATGTAGGAAAACCCCCTAAAGATTCGAAAAAAAACATCACAAAAGACCAGTGAATTCCGGGTATTAACGAACCCCTGACCGGCCGTTTACAAATGGCGGGGGGAACTGATCAAGGTCATTTCATTTGTTATTACGATATGCTACTTTAGGCTCCAATCAAGAAGTATTCACTTAAAATTCTACATCATGAAACGTTTACTACTACTATTTGCTGTACTGATGTCAATGCCTTTTTATGGCATCTCACAATCTGTATCCGATATTAATAGGCCCACTATCGGAGGACTCGACGAAGTCGCCCCTTTTAGCGAAGGTATGGCGGCCGTCAGAAAGGGAGAGCAATGGGGCTTTATCGATAAAGAGGGCCACTTGGTCATCGATTTTAGGAGCGATTTGGTATGGAACCGCCAAGCTTCAAATGCGCAAGGGGTTGCTGGCATCCGATACCCCGAATTTAAAGGAGGTATGAGCATCATTTCAAAGAGAACGGAAGAAGACATTCCGCTCTATGGGTTTATAAACACGAAGGGCGAAACGGTCATTGAACCCGAATTTGTGAACGTTAGCCCTTTCGAAGCCGGTCATGCGGTCGGCATCTATGCAAATAAAACCCACAGGGGAAAAAACGAGTTTCAACTTGACATCTATGATTATGGTTTTACCGAGGTATTGCTCAATAAGGAAGGCGAAATGATATGGCCAGTTCAACAACGACAGGGCATCATCATGTCGAAAAGACGGTTTAAGTTGCCGGAATTGAGAACCAGGTTGCTGTCCGAAGACCTTTTGACGGTCAAGGACAATAATAATAAATGGAAAATTGTAAAAATGACACCGGGTGGCGAGTAAAAAGGCGCATCGAAGACTTCTCGATAAATACTTGGATGATAACGAAGATCAGCATGCCCCCATGGATGCCCATACCTTGAACTGGGTTAGTATGCCACGGTCTGATCTAGGTCACTATAGGTCTCGGTAAAAGCGTATCGCTTTGTGAGACCAAACGATAAAAAGAGAGGCCCACTAAAGACAAAGAAGGTACTGCAGTCGGCAGTTCTCAACATAAAAACAGTTTAAATATATATCTTATGGAATATCATATTAGTACAACAGTCGGAGGAACCTTTGAGGAGATCATTTTAAGGGTAAAGGACGAACTCGAAAAAGAAGGCTTCGGCGTGTTGACCGAAATAGACATCAAGAATACCTTGGAAAATAAACTGGACGTGGATTTCCGAAAGTACACCATTCTTGGGGCTTGCAATCCCGGATATGCCCATAATGCCCTAATGACCGAGGATAAAGTAGGTACCATGTTGCCGTGCAATGTTATCGTGCAGGAAAAAGAAGACGGCAAAATCGAGGTGGCAGCGGTAAACCCAAAGGCCTCCATGATGGCTATTGAAAACCCAAAACTAGAGCAACTGGCTGCCGATGTTACCCAAAAGCTAAAGAATGTCATAGACGTACTATAGTTTGTCTTTAGTTCTCTTTAACACATTGGGCTGTCAGTTGTTTTCAATTCTCATGAACGGATTGTTTTCCTTCGTTCCAAGTTATTTCTTTGTTAATCTTAAACTTGGTACATTTTTTTAAAACAGTTCTAAAGGAGGGTTCCTATCAAGAGGCTGTCATCTTTTCTATGGCTTCGTTCGTAGCCTTATAGCCCACCTCAAATATCGAATCCATATCCTTTAAGGAGAACGTACTGTAGTTCGTGAGGTCTTCAGGGCAAATGACCAAATCGCAATCCGCAAACTTCCCTAATGATTCTTTGGCCATCAGAATTTTTAATACCCGCTCTAAGATGGTATAGGAGTGTTTGAGTTCCTCGACCTTTACTTTTTCAAAAGGGTTTACATAAACTCCGAACAATCGATTACATTGTTTTTTGAGAAGATCGGACGGAAAATTATTGAGTACGCCCCCATCTACATAGTAACCATCGTCTATTTTTATTGGTGCGAAGACGCCTGGAAAAGAAGCGGAGGCCAAAATCGGCCGAACCAGCTCTCCATGATGGAAAACTTTCAGTGTACCATCTAAAATGTTGGTCGCCGTGATGTATAAAGGTTTTTTTAAACTTTCAAAATCATCTTCTGAAAAATAGTTCAAAAAACGATCATAGAATTTTTCCGGGTCTACGAAACCGGGTTTGTTCAACGCATAATTACCGAAACGGAAGAGCTGGGTGGTCTTGAAGAACTCCAATATGGCTTCCCAAGGGTGCCCACTGGCGTAGAGTGCCCCCACAATGGCCCCTGCGCTTGTACCAGCAACATGCGTAATATGAATGTCATGTTCTTCCAATGCTTTAATTGCCCCGATATGGGCCACACCGCGCACTCCTCCGCCAGAAAGTATCAGGCCTGTTTTCATACCTTTAAATTTCTTCAAAGTTAAGTGTTTCACGAATTTGCTGAACTGATGTCGGTCATTTGTTACACCTTTTGCCGTCCACGATTCTTGTATCCGATGGTAAACGTAGCGTATCGGGGAGCATGGAATAACGGGAATCTCAAATCTGAACATGACCAAAATCATGTTACGACAGCCACGACGACCTTAGCTTTACAAAAAATGCAAATGGACGAATTTTCTCGACTCCTGTTCGATAACGGATCGTGGCTGGCTTACGCTGTGGCACCTTTAATGGCCATCGTATTCGGACTTTTCGTCGGTTGGGCCAGTGCTGCCCTTTTGAGGCTTTCCCATAAGAATCGGCCTTCTGTTTTAAAAACACAACTACAACAACGTTTTCAGAGACCACTGTATTTTTTTATGCCCCTGTTGTTCCTGCGGCCGGTTGTATCCTATATTGAATTGGATACGCTTTGGGAAAAGGTACTAGAGGGATGCATTATCATCTATCTCGCATGGGTCTTTGTAGCTCTGTTATATGCGGTAGCCGAGGTGATTCGGCAAAAATTCGTATTGGAGGAAGGCGGATACCACAAAGCCAGTGAACGGCAGGCCCTGACCCAGCTCCGTTTTTTAAAAAGTATGGGCCTTATTGCCATCATTACCATTGCCGTGGCCTCGATGTTGGCGTTCGAAATGCCACCCACGCTTGGGGCTACGCTGTAAGCTCAGGGAAGCCTTGATTGATTTTGTCCAAAACAACTATCCCGATGCGCTACCCAAATTAAGATGTATGGATTCGGAAGGGATATAGTTACAGCGTAAGCCAGAAGTATAGCAGGTTAATGACAAAAAATTGGAACCTATTGTCAAAAATGCCAAGATGAACAATGTAAAGATTCATTTCCTCGGAGCCGCCGGTACGGTGACCGGCTCTAAATTCTATCTGGAAACTAACGAGCTGAACATCATGGTAGATTGCGGTATGTTTCAAGGTCTAAAGGAACTTCGGGAAGCAAATTGGCAACCGCTGCCGATAGACGCTTCAAAATTGGACGTTGTGCTCCTAACCCATGGACACCTAGACCATACCGGCTATCTGCCCCGACTGGTCAAAGAAGGGTTTCGAGGGCAGGTCATCGCCACTGCCCCGACGCTGTCCATTGCATCGATTATTTTAAGGGACAGTGCGAAAATACATGAAGAAGAGGCCGAACGAGCCAATGCGGAGGGGTATAGCCAGCACAGACCGGCATTGCCCTTTTATTCGATGGCGGAGGCCGAAAAGGCGATCGCCCTTTTTGTGTCTAAAGAAAAAGACATTTGGATTCCGCTATCCGAAGATATTACAGTCCGGTTTCGCTATAACGGGCATATTATCGGTGCTACTTTTATCGAACTGGACATTTTCGGAAAACAGTTTATTTTTTCAGGGGATGTGGGCAGAACGGAAGACTTGTTGCTATGGCCTCCAGAACGGCCGAGATGGGCCGATTATCTGTTTTTAGAGAGTACATACGGCAACAAACTGCATCCAAATGAGGATGTAGATCGACTATTGATAAATCTGATCAAAACAACAATTCAGAAAAGAGGAAACCTGATCATCCCCTCTTTTGCCGTCGAACGTTTACAGTCGTTGATGTACATCCTCTGGAAGCTGTACAAAAAGAATCGAATCCCGAATATCCCCTTATTTGTTGACAGCCCGATGGGAAATAACGTATTGGACGTTTTCCGGAACCATCCCGATTGGCACAAATTGCCGGTAGCGGAGTACCGCGCTATGTGCGGGCATTTCAATATCATCAGTTCCTATAAAGATACATGGAAAACAATCGACGATCAGCGGCCCAAAGTAGTTATTGCCGGAAGCGGTATGGTAACCGGCGGTCGGGTGTTGACCTATTTGAAACAGATGATCGATGACCCCTCCACTACGGTTCTTCTTGTCGGATTTCAAGCGGAAGGAACCAGGGGAAGGCAGCTGTTGGAAGGTGCACACGAAATCAAAATCCGAGGAAAGTATATTCCCGTTAAGGCGAAAATCGAACATTTGGAAAGTCTTTCGGCCCATGCCGACCAATTTGAATTATTGCACTGGTTGGAAGAAATCAGGAACTATCCTGAAAAAGTTTTTTTAATACATGGCGAACCCTTGGCCTTGGATGCTTTTCGGGTCAAAATCAAGAATGTTTTGGGCTGGAATGCACATATTCCCAAGTTATACGAAACCATTGAAGTCCCGATATCGTAAAATTAAATACGCAGATGTGATTATCGAAAAATACACTTGCTCTATGGCCGGAAAATAATCATCGGGCCCGCTGGAAACGATCTGTGCGATAGAACTTCCCCTTCCAAAAGATTCGGCTTCTTTCGATAGTGGAATTTCCTGACCGCCCACCAACCGCCAATCCCTAAGAAAGACCTTATTCAGGTCAACCGCCTTAAAATGGACTCGGAAACCAGGGAAATCTTCCGAGGTCCGACTGACCTTGGTCATGTTTTTTACCGGCATAGGTGGCTACCTTCATACTTCGATTTCAATTTAAAGCAATCTGCTATGCACAAGCGAATACTTGGTCAAACAATTAGGATGCCTCTCCCATATATCCATCATTGCGCGGAACGATTGCTCTTAATCCCCACGAAATGGAAGAAACGACCGTAGAGATCATAAAGACATCCGGAGAAAAAGTAAAATTCTCAATGGAAAAACTCCGTAGTTCCCTAAAGCATAGCGGAGCCGACGATAAGCTGGTACAGCAAATCGTTGATACCGTACGTGACGAACTTTATCAGGGCATTTCAACCAAGGAGATTTATAACCGGGCCTTTGTACTTTTAAAAAAGAAGAAATCCGTTTTCGCTTCTAAATACAAACTGAAGAAGGCCATTTACGAATTGGGGCCAACGGGGTTTCCCTTCGAAAATTTCGTAGCGGCCATATTGGAATATTCGGGATACCAGACCGAAGTCGGTAAGATTATGTCGGGAATCTGTGTATCCCATGAAATCGATGTCTTTGCAGAGAAAAACGGTAATGTACGGATAATCGAATGTAAATTCCACGGCGATGAAGGCCGAAATTGCAACGTTAAAGTGCCCTTGTATATAAATTCCCGCTATGAGGATGTCAAACAGCAATGGGAAAAACGAAGCGATACCTCGAAGAATAGGGTTGGGGGAGGGGTGGTCACCAATACTCGTTTTACCAAAGATGCTCTCGCGTACGGAAAATGTGTCGGATTACATCTCTTGAGTTGGGATTATCCGGAAAAAAACGGACTGAAAGACCGTATTGACCGCTTAGGCCTTTACCCCATAACCGTATCGCAGTTATTGACGGAACGTGAAAAACAATTTCTTTTGAGCAGGGACGTAGTATTGTGCCGACAGCTGCTCAAAGACCGGTTTTTTCTGGATCATTTGGGAATTTCCGCCATTAGAAAGGAAAAAATAGTAAAGGAAGTAGAGGTACTTTGCAGATCATAAGGCTACCAAGTTCTTGTAACGCCAAAAGAAAAACGTGTTGTCAGGTTTAGTTTCAGTAGGTTCTTACTCTTGTGACAAGGGAACTGGAACTGAACCAACGGTTTTCCAATGTTATATCCCGTTATACTATCAATCGATGAATCACAGGGCTCTTTTACTATCGGCGTCAATGAAGGAGCTTCAGTAAATCATGTCCTTTAACCGGGCAAGCGCGATTTCCGATGGCGAATAGACGTATTAATTTCGCACAATTATGTAAGCGACACTTGTATCAAGAAACTGGCCCTACGAATTGTGGACTCATATGAAAATGCTGTCATAATTTCCGATAGGAAGGGGATTGATCAAAAACAGCAAAGGTCTTAACTCCATTTTTTTGGGTATACTTCAAAAACCTTGGAGTCCGATCTTAACTAATTATCCGCCCATCTTCCATTTCGATAATACGATCGGTGCGTTCGGCAAAATCGACATCATGGGTCACCACCAAAAGAGAAAGTCCCTCTTCTTCCGTTAGGCGTTTGAAAATAGTGAAGACGTTTTCAGAGTTATGGCTGTCGAGATTGCCCGTGGGCTCATCGCCCATTAAGATTGTCGGGTTGTTGATCAAGGCACGGGCTATAGCGACGCGTTGCTTTTCACCGCCCGAAATACGGGAAGCGCGCTGTTCGGCCAAATGCTCGATATGCAGCATTTTTAATTTTTCATGTGCATCATGTTCGATTTCACCAAGTGATTTTTCGGCCAGTTTTTTCGCGGGCAACATCACGTTTTCGATAACGCTGAATTCCGTCAAAAGATAATGGAACTGAAATACGAACCCAATATGCTTATTGCGAATGCGCGAGAGTTCTTCATGGGACTTTCCGGTAACCAATCGGTCGTTCAGGTAGAGTTCGCCCCCATAGGCGGTATCCATCGTGGAAAGAATATAGAGTAAAGTAGATTTTCCGCAGCCGGACTTCCCCATGACCGAAGCAAATTCCCCCTCCTTGATCCCAAATGAAATATCCTTCAGTACATGAAACTTCTTGGGCTTGTAAAAATGTTTGTTAATATTTTTTGCTTGAAGAACAAGTTTCATACTGTCGTTGTCACGTTCCACGAATGATACGTACCGGATCTATTTTCTTTGCCTTGTTAGCAGGCAGATACCCCGCGACAAAAGTTGATATCAAGGCAAAGATGATTCCGATGGCGTAATAAGAGGGACTATAATTGATGGGGTAGGTCTTGATGGTCGGCAAGGCCTCGGTCTCGAAAGGGGCGTTGTCGATCAAAACGGAAAGTCCGAAACCTACCAACAGGCCTAAAAGACCGCCCAGAAGACCGATAATCATGGCTTGACTAATGAAAATTAATTGTACGTCGCGTCCTGAAAACCCGGTAGCCTTCAAAATGGCGATATCCTTCATTTTCTCATAAATAAGCATGTTCAGGATATTATAGATCCCAAAACCGGCCACAATCAGCAAGGTTATGGAAACGGCGTAGGTAATCAGGTTCCGGATGTTAGATCCCGTTTCAAATTGGGCGTTGGCCTCGTTGATATCGATGGCTTTGACCTCGAATTGTCTCTGCAGCCGTTTTGCCATTGCGGGTGCCGCCCCGATATCAAAAAGTTTCATGTTGATATCCGTAATGAAGTTTTCGGCCTCTCCTAGAATACGCTGGGCGGTCTTTAGGTTCACATAGCTTTGTATATTATCGATTTCGGCTAGTCCACTTTGATAGATGCCCACGATCTTCAAAGGAAAAATGGCTCCCTCCACGGTGCTGACTTGGACACGTTCGCCAACGCTTAGGGACATCTTTTCAGCCAGGCCTGCGCCCAACAGAATACCGTTATCGTTATTTTTCAGGGCCTCGGGGGAACCATTGACAATGTAGTCCCTAATGTTCGAGAGCCGAACCTCCTCCATAATATCGACCCCGATCAGATTGCCTCCCAATTCTATAGACCCCGAGATATAAAATATCTGAGCCTGTACTTGCGGTGTAGCCCCTTTGATCGCCTCGTTTTTTTTAAGGTAGTTCAAGATTGGTAGCGCATTATGGATTTTTTTCTGACTTTGCTTCGGTTTTATGGAGTGCACCACATTAAATGCGTTTTCAAAATCGGCGTGCAGCGAAACAGGTTGCTTCTCTGAAGGTGCGATTTCATTGTACAAATGGATATGGGGCGTTCGGTTTAGCGTCAGTCCGTCGAGCAGATCGTTCAGTCCTGTCATAAACCCGGCCATAGTAATATAGGCACCGATGCCGAAGGTTACCCCCAGCGCAGCCGTAACCGTACTTTTCATCTTGGTCAGCAGATGGGTCTTGGCAATGTTGAGTATGACCTTCCAATTGATCATTTCTCCGGTTTTAGTATCTGGGTATTGGCATCGATACCTTCCAGAACCTCAACTCGGTCCAGATTTTGGAGTCCGATCTTGATCTCTATGGGGCCGTCTTCGGTGTGTACTTGATTTCCCTGTATCAAATATGCCTTGGGAATGGTCAGTACATTTTCTTTCCGGGCAATGATTATATTGCCTTCCCCGGCAAGACCGGGATATAAGGTTTCAGGGGGATTTTCAAAGAGTGCCTCCACTTTGAAAGTCTGTGACCGTTCATCTTTTCTAGGATAGATCTTACTGACCTTCGCCTCGAATACCTGATTTTGATACGCGTCCAGAGTTACCAGCACCTTTTGGTCTACACTTAATTTTACGATATCGACTTCATCGACGAGCATTTCTACGATAAAATCGTTCGCACTCCCCACGGAGCCCAGCGGCTCCATGGTAGTAACGATTTCCCCTGGTTCCCTGAAGAGTGCATAGACCTTGCCGTTGATTTTGCTGGTAACGGTAAAATCTTCGGTTGCGATCTGGAAAGTCCTTAAATTGTTGGAGGCCTGTTGCACCTGTGTGCGCAATTCGATCTGAGTGCGTTCATAGCGGCTTTTCAGCAAG
Encoded here:
- a CDS encoding dicarboxylate/amino acid:cation symporter; translated protein: MLESRPLKNLSVHLESLVKGRLWLQVIIGLVVGAVMGIFLNPSAGLVSEEFSSWLANWLDLPGQIFMRLVQMVMIPLIFASIVSGIVSNTSDNLKTFGLRLLLYFVFTTTIAISIGTVITLIMRPGRYVYSLGGLPNSGTNETIPVEQTDLFENVPMAISNLIPDNPLESILMGEMLGVVIFTIIIGVAITQLRDETARPIIRFTEAVQKICMIVVSWAMMLVPYAVFGLMAALISRIGVEIFLGLGYYMLVVIIGLIILLTFYLMLVLLFAKKNPFTFLRSIREPQLLAFSTASSAAVMPVSMKTANEELKVSANISDFVIPIGATINMDGTALFQCVTTLFMAQAYGIELSLVSLVLITATVVAASIGTPAIPGGGVIILASVLQSAGIPVDGLIVIIGIDRILGMFRTVVNVTGDLTACLVFDRFYGTVSNPEIVAIKT
- a CDS encoding WG repeat-containing protein — encoded protein: MKRLLLLFAVLMSMPFYGISQSVSDINRPTIGGLDEVAPFSEGMAAVRKGEQWGFIDKEGHLVIDFRSDLVWNRQASNAQGVAGIRYPEFKGGMSIISKRTEEDIPLYGFINTKGETVIEPEFVNVSPFEAGHAVGIYANKTHRGKNEFQLDIYDYGFTEVLLNKEGEMIWPVQQRQGIIMSKRRFKLPELRTRLLSEDLLTVKDNNNKWKIVKMTPGGE
- a CDS encoding DUF302 domain-containing protein, translating into MEYHISTTVGGTFEEIILRVKDELEKEGFGVLTEIDIKNTLENKLDVDFRKYTILGACNPGYAHNALMTEDKVGTMLPCNVIVQEKEDGKIEVAAVNPKASMMAIENPKLEQLAADVTQKLKNVIDVL
- a CDS encoding patatin-like phospholipase family protein; protein product: MKKFKGMKTGLILSGGGVRGVAHIGAIKALEEHDIHITHVAGTSAGAIVGALYASGHPWEAILEFFKTTQLFRFGNYALNKPGFVDPEKFYDRFLNYFSEDDFESLKKPLYITATNILDGTLKVFHHGELVRPILASASFPGVFAPIKIDDGYYVDGGVLNNFPSDLLKKQCNRLFGVYVNPFEKVKVEELKHSYTILERVLKILMAKESLGKFADCDLVICPEDLTNYSTFSLKDMDSIFEVGYKATNEAIEKMTAS
- a CDS encoding MBL fold metallo-hydrolase, with the translated sequence MNNVKIHFLGAAGTVTGSKFYLETNELNIMVDCGMFQGLKELREANWQPLPIDASKLDVVLLTHGHLDHTGYLPRLVKEGFRGQVIATAPTLSIASIILRDSAKIHEEEAERANAEGYSQHRPALPFYSMAEAEKAIALFVSKEKDIWIPLSEDITVRFRYNGHIIGATFIELDIFGKQFIFSGDVGRTEDLLLWPPERPRWADYLFLESTYGNKLHPNEDVDRLLINLIKTTIQKRGNLIIPSFAVERLQSLMYILWKLYKKNRIPNIPLFVDSPMGNNVLDVFRNHPDWHKLPVAEYRAMCGHFNIISSYKDTWKTIDDQRPKVVIAGSGMVTGGRVLTYLKQMIDDPSTTVLLVGFQAEGTRGRQLLEGAHEIKIRGKYIPVKAKIEHLESLSAHADQFELLHWLEEIRNYPEKVFLIHGEPLALDAFRVKIKNVLGWNAHIPKLYETIEVPIS
- a CDS encoding ATP cone domain-containing protein encodes the protein MEETTVEIIKTSGEKVKFSMEKLRSSLKHSGADDKLVQQIVDTVRDELYQGISTKEIYNRAFVLLKKKKSVFASKYKLKKAIYELGPTGFPFENFVAAILEYSGYQTEVGKIMSGICVSHEIDVFAEKNGNVRIIECKFHGDEGRNCNVKVPLYINSRYEDVKQQWEKRSDTSKNRVGGGVVTNTRFTKDALAYGKCVGLHLLSWDYPEKNGLKDRIDRLGLYPITVSQLLTEREKQFLLSRDVVLCRQLLKDRFFLDHLGISAIRKEKIVKEVEVLCRS
- a CDS encoding ABC transporter ATP-binding protein, producing MKLVLQAKNINKHFYKPKKFHVLKDISFGIKEGEFASVMGKSGCGKSTLLYILSTMDTAYGGELYLNDRLVTGKSHEELSRIRNKHIGFVFQFHYLLTEFSVIENVMLPAKKLAEKSLGEIEHDAHEKLKMLHIEHLAEQRASRISGGEKQRVAIARALINNPTILMGDEPTGNLDSHNSENVFTIFKRLTEEEGLSLLVVTHDVDFAERTDRIIEMEDGRIIS
- a CDS encoding ABC transporter permease, encoding MINWKVILNIAKTHLLTKMKSTVTAALGVTFGIGAYITMAGFMTGLNDLLDGLTLNRTPHIHLYNEIAPSEKQPVSLHADFENAFNVVHSIKPKQSQKKIHNALPILNYLKKNEAIKGATPQVQAQIFYISGSIELGGNLIGVDIMEEVRLSNIRDYIVNGSPEALKNNDNGILLGAGLAEKMSLSVGERVQVSTVEGAIFPLKIVGIYQSGLAEIDNIQSYVNLKTAQRILGEAENFITDINMKLFDIGAAPAMAKRLQRQFEVKAIDINEANAQFETGSNIRNLITYAVSITLLIVAGFGIYNILNMLIYEKMKDIAILKATGFSGRDVQLIFISQAMIIGLLGGLLGLLVGFGLSVLIDNAPFETEALPTIKTYPINYSPSYYAIGIIFALISTFVAGYLPANKAKKIDPVRIIRGT
- a CDS encoding efflux RND transporter periplasmic adaptor subunit translates to MKINVLLISVLWSLSCGGESEKILPKKTAMTESVYASVTIQPDSLYRVYAAVAGILEHNFVAEGDAVQKGTPLLQIINSTPRLNTENAKLTLHLARENYSGSSAVLKGLEDEIQAAALRFRNDSLNYFRQKNLWEQQIGSKVEFDNRKLAYELSRNNLSLLKSRYERTQIELRTQVQQASNNLRTFQIATEDFTVTSKINGKVYALFREPGEIVTTMEPLGSVGSANDFIVEMLVDEVDIVKLSVDQKVLVTLDAYQNQVFEAKVSKIYPRKDERSQTFKVEALFENPPETLYPGLAGEGNIIIARKENVLTIPKAYLIQGNQVHTEDGPIEIKIGLQNLDRVEVLEGIDANTQILKPEK